CGGTACCACGGAAGGTAAGCTGCCATGCACACAATTTGAAACAGAAGGCCTTCTTCATTTATGGCTAAGGCTATGTTCAAATAGCCATACTAGAACCCCAATTACTAGCATGCCCAAAACATTGCTTTATACTAAGTGGCATGCTAATGTGGATATTGGAACCAGTCAAGCTAGACTGAAAATGACCTTAAACGCTCTCCCtctgaccccctccctctcttgccCCCTCAGTCAGACCTGTTCCAGGGGGACCTATACCCGGACACGGCCAGCGTGGAGCCCTCCCTTCTGGCCGAGGACTGGATTGCCGGGCAGGATGCGCCGCCCCTACTGGTCTCTCTGAGCGGTGGCTACGTGGGCGCCCCCTCCAAGAACAGGGACACCCTCCGCAACAAGCCCAATCTGTCGTCACAGGGCTCCGGGACAGACTCTCCCCCAGTCCCCCAGCAGGCCGCCATGCCCATCACAACAACCAGGGAGCCAGAGAgcgagggggtgggggtggtgcagcaGAGGGTCACTCAAGGAGAAGGAGCATCCGATAGGGTGAAAAGAGAGGTGAGAATGGAGTTTGGGTGTAGGTGGGTATagcaggggtgtattcactagtgCAAACTGTAGCAAAGCGTTTTGTAACCGACAACGTTTTGCAACAAAAGCGAGAGTTTCTTGGTCAAGTTCAGGCAGTCCCTCCCTGTTTTGGTCTGTTTTCTTCCGATTTGGTATGAATAAGAGGTTAGAGATGTAGGTATGAGTACGACATAGAAGTGCCAGAAAAGTGTTGAGTAGACTTGTGTAGTGCCTTGTGGATTTAGGATGTTATCatgtacaataccagtcaaaggtttggacacacctactcattcaagggtttttctttattagttctattttctacattgtagaataatagtgaagacatcaaaactatgaaataacacatatggaatcatgtagtaaccaaaaaagtgttaaacaaatacaaatatattatatattcttcaaagtagccacccttttccttgatgacagctttgcgcactcttggcattctctcaaccagctttatgaggagtgcttttccaacattcttaaaggagttcccacatatgcttagcacttgttggctgcttttccttcactctgtggtccaactcatcccaaaccatctcaattggattgaggtcaggtgattgtggaggccaggtcatctgttgcagcactccatcactctccttcttgttcaaatatcccttacacagcttgTACGTgtgttgggtcaatgtcctgttgaaaaacaaatgatagtcccactaagcgcaaaccagatgggatggcgtatcgctgcagaatgctgtggtagccatgctgcttaagtgtgccttgaattctaaataaatcactgacagtgtcaccagcaaagcaccatcacacctcctcctccatgcttcactatgggaaccacacatgcggagatcatccgttcacctactctgcgtctcacaaagatacggcggttggaaccaaagtcCTAATTTTAGAttttatcagaccaaaggacagatttccaccgctcTAATGTCCACTGCTCATGTTTCTCGGCCCAATCAAGTcttctcttcttattggtgtcctttagtagtgttttctttgcagcaattcgaccatgaaggcctgattcacacagtctcctctgaacagttaatgttgatgggtgttacttgaactctgtgaagcatttatttgggctgcaatcgaggtgcagttaactcaaatgaatttatcctctgcagcagaggtaactctgggtcttactctcctgtggcggtcctcatgagagcgagtttcatcatagcgtttcatggtttttgcgactacacttgaagaaactttcaaagttctccagattgactgaccttcatgtcttaaagtaatggactgttgtttatcttttcttatttgagctgttcttgccataatatggacttttaccaaatagggctatcttctgtataccacacctacctggtcacaacacaactgattgtctcaaacgcattaacttTTAACTAGGCAcacgtgttaattgaaatgcattccaggtgactacctcatgaagctgatttagagaatggcaagagtgtgcaaatggtggctacttagaagaatataaaatatatttggatttgtttaacactttttttgattactacatgatttcatagtttagatgtctttactattattctacaatgtagaaaatagtacgaagaatgaaaaacccttgaatgagtaggtatgtccaaacttttgactgctactatATGTGACTACATTCTCCCTCTTAACCTCCATCTCGCCCTATCCATCCCCCCTCTTCCCCACTCCAGGAGGAAGTGCTGAGCGAGGTGCTAGCGGAGGTGAAGGCCCTACGTTCGGTGGTCTTGGCCCAGGGCCAAAGGATCGAGCTGCTGGAGAGGCAGCTGGCCCGCATCGAGGACGGGGACGTCTGATTGGCAGAGGGGCGTCACCACAACACCCAAAGGGCGTTCTTACTAAAACTCCATAGACCATAGCCTTACTAGAATCAACAACAGTACCTTAAGCTCTGTGCGAGTGGGAGGATGTAGTGAAGTGTAGCTGAGTTACTAAACTGTGGGAATCACAGAGGGGTCGAGAATAAGGTGAACTATTATAGTGAAGGTGTACAGAGACCAATTGGATTCTGCGGGTGAATCTCAATTGTATTTCCtcgtgtcctcctctctcctcgcctcctcaaAACGCGTTGGAGGAAAAGGTCAGAGGTTCCTACCCTCGGACATTCTCCAATGCATTTTGAGGAGGAGGCGAGTAGAGAGGAGGACACGAGAAAAGAAGGAAACACCATTTAGATGCACCCTACAACTCTTTAGATGCTGATTCAGTTGGATAGTGGGTGATATAGGATGAAGGGGGATAATCTGCATAGGACTTCCATACTGCAGTAAGACATGTTACCGGTTTTTATTAAGGCGCGTTAATGGTGAAACTATTTGAAGGTGTATACATTTAAGTATCCAATATTGTGTATCACTACAAAACTGAAGACATGAGGATTCAATTGTAGCCTACTCACGAATCCTTATGCCATACAGTATGACAACTGGCACAAAGGTCTATGTTAATTTGGCACATTTACAAAATGGCACATCTGTCTACATTATTTTGTATAATATGAATACACCCTCAACAAGTGTTGTCAAGTAGATAGGCAGGTCATTTCCAGTTGCTGCTCTCATTGAAACACTCACATTGTGAATCCGTTAGGGATAGTTTAATCGGGTAGTTAGAGCTGCTAACCTTGATGCATATCAAACGTCATACTCCAGTTTATTATTCCTACTTATACGTTTGTACAAGTATGCATCTATACATTCTTTTCCCATTCCATCATAGGAATCTTTTACCCTAGATTAGCTGAAGTGATGAAGTCAGACCATTGGTATTAACAATATAAATCTATATGCTAAAATGGATATATATTGTTTACAAAACTGCACGGGTTAATTGCGATTGGGTAAGTTGTATTAAACTATGTCGacatacaaagaaaaaacaaataATGTTGATTTTGATATGGGGATTTTTCTTACAAATGATGTGAAGGACTTGAGTTGGAGGTACCTTAAATGATTGCTATCATGTATGTTGTTAATCTCTTGTGTGATTTGTATTTCAATTTTTTGCCTTCGAAGAGAAGGTAACACTAAATTTGTGCTCTCCAACTTAAGTTGTCTTAGGTGAATGATCCCCCTTTGGTGAAGCCAAAAGCAGACTGACTTGCAACATGCAGTATAATTTGTCACAAGGTGTTGTAAACTCCAATGACAGTTTATAACAGAGagttcaagtaaagtgttacctcaGAACATGTGTTCTCAGTAGAACAAACTTAATATCATACAATTTAAATCATAGCAGTTCTATGACTGTCATGAGGCACAGAACTAAAGAAAGTTGCAATTAAATTTGAGGAGGAGTTTTTTTTACTGTGTGAATGATGTTTTCCTAGTCAGTAGAACTAAATATAATCATTTTAGACCAGTGGTATTCAAACTTTTTTAGCTGGGACTCCCATTTTTTCCGCGAGTGTTTCTCACGACCCTCCCCCGAAAACGAATAACAACCTTAAAATCTGTACATTATGATGTTTACCTGCACAACCATCCAATACATTTacccaataaaattgtatttttcaaaTGATCTTTCTCAAAAAGGTTTgtatattgtcccatacaataatctataaTCTTACCCccaaaaatgtggcaaataaTGAACACTGATTTGACACTGATTTTGAATACCACTGTCTTAGACTAACATAGCAGCAGCTGTGGTTTGTATTTGAAGATAGGAAAAAAAGGGCATACAATGCTCAACTGTTAGACGGAACTGAAAAAGAATATTCACTGtgttacatttagatttttttgcatttGTAGGCAGTTTATACTTCACCGTTTTGCAGCCCTCGGGTACTGTTCATATCTAGCCTTATCCCAGATCTGCTTTTGGCTGTATTGTCGACAACGACCACGGGAGTTGGCGAGACGGTACAAAtgggtctgggaccaggctagctcaCATCAAGCTCATCACATGATTAATTTATTTACTAGATTAATATTTATTCATTCCTACTACACATGTTTTGTGTGGTTGTGAACCAATAGGGGATGAAAATGACACTCCACTGTGCGACTCTTCCAATAAACAGTCCTTCCTCTTTTGCGGTTGTAGAATGGCCACTTATTAACCCTCTCAGGTCACATGACAGGAAGTCttagctctcattgaaattacttCATAAGGCAGTGTATTGACCCACCAAAAATAGAAAAGtgagtacacaaaacattaggaacacctgctctttccattacatagactgaTTAGGTGAATCCAGGAGAACACTATGATTCCTTGTCATGtcaatcagtttagatgaaggggaggagaccgattaaagaaggatttttaagacttgagacatggattgtgaacGTGTGaaattcagaaggtgaatgggcaagacaaaagatataagtccctttgaatggggtatggtagtaagtgccaggctcaccggttcgactgtgtcaagaactgcaacgctgctgggtttttcactatcaacagtttcccgtgtgtcaagaatggtccatcacccaaaggacatccagccaacttgacacaactgtgggaagcactggagtcaacatgggccagcatccctgtggaatgcttttgacaccttgtagagtccatgccccagcgaattgaggttgttctgagggcaaaaggggtgcaactcaatattaggaaggtgtccctaatgttttgtacactcagtgtttacAACCAGTAGTACAATTATTTAGTTTCATATTAAACACAGATCATGAATGTTTATGATACACGGTGTAACACAGTGGTTATCTTGTGTTATCATACAGGGTAAAGCAAGCATGTTACTAAGGCTGTTCTGATTGGTTCCTCAGAGAAGGGGGCTTCTTTGGAAATAAGAAAATTAGAGTCTTTGGAAAGAACTCAATGAAATTCTGCATTACAAATGGACCATCAAGTGTAGTCCTCTCACAACGTTATTGCTGAAATGAAATAAAACTCCATTAAGAGATCATACAGTGCATTTGTTAGTAGGCTTTAAACGAAGCTTGGTTCCCCAGTAGTTTCTGGTGTTGTGTTTGTACTAGCCAGTGGAGCACATAACAGGATGTGGTTCAAGGCTGAAAGCACATCAGCTCTGTGCATTTCTTTTGAACCTGCCCGTGCTCCATCATTCACTTCCTGCTTCTGGGCTCTGCAGTGTCAGCTGAGTGGTTCTGCACTTCAGCGAACAAACTCAACTCTAACCATGCATTGACTGtttaaaacaaataaaataatatgtaTAAATATTATTTGTGCAAGTCTGGATAGAACAAAATGGGACCTGGTGCAACTGAAATACATCTCACTTGCTTAGGCTGCATTGATGAGCGTTGGTGTTTATTAGCAGAATCAGTAGGTCCAGTTATGTTAATCCACTATGCATATTTGGACTTTGCAGGTGCAGTATGTTCATACTGTAGGTGGGTTCCTTTGCAGCTGTTAACTTCCTATGGCTGTACAAATAAATTCCATAGCATATTGGAGACATATTAGATCAGATTTACTTGAAAGGAACCAAACCACAACCTTACCCTGTACACCAACTGTCACACCTTCTGTCATACATGAAAGCACACTACACCTTCCTCTTTCTATATTTGGGTGTGGATTTGCTAATCTCTGCGctgtactctctgtctctctctctctgtctctctttctctctctctctctctctctgtctctctctctctctctctctgtgtctctctctctgtctctctctctgtctctctctctgtctctctctctctgtgtctctctctgtctctctctctctctctctctctctctctctctctctctctgtctctctctctgtgtctctctctctctctgtgtgtctctctctgtctctctctctctctctccacccacatTATATCCCCCTCCTGCTCTAATTCTTACATGCCCTTCTTTAAATTTATGCATCCCCTTATCTAGTCAAAAAAAGTTCCACCACTGACACGCCTGTGAGTTCTTGCTTCCTCTCTGGGTGTCTGTTAATCTTTTTCAAAACCATCCTAAAGCATGTTCATTTAGAGCAAGACATTGGTGAGTTTTATCGATTTTTTTGAATCTACTGACCATAATTCAAATTTCTCGTTTTCTATCTGACATTTATTGTATCATCTTTCCACTCTCTCCATGTCCATCCTTCAGCTTCACACTCTCCTCCCAATCTCTTTCCACATCTCCTCCTCACTTCCCTACCACCACTGTTTCTCTCCTTCCACGTTATCTTGATTTTCTCTGTCACACCAACTCTTTGTCTGTGTCCCTGTTTTATTTACTTTCAGAAATGTAAGAACCTGTATTCGGGTCTAAAGAGTGTAGTTAATACTTCCATGTCAAGTGGGCTTTTGATTTAAACATTTACATTATCTGTAGTAAATGATGGTGCATATGTAATAGACATATAAACAGATGGAGTATGTTAACAGCACATTGCATCGTGGGATCTTTATTAATCTATGCTCCGCACCAATACTGTACCATGACTGCCTACTACATGTGAAAACATGTAAGGTCATATGCAGAAATGTAAAGGCattgtagaaagagagagaaaagattgaCTATCatattttggggcggcaggtagccagcCGAAAGGTTCGGTGGATCGAATCCCCGCTGACAAGGTaataatctgttgttctgcccctgaacaaggcatttaacccactgttccccggtaggccatcattataaataagaatgagttcttaactgacttgcccagttaaataaaggttaaataaaaaataaataaaaatgtttttgcatAGTCTAATTGGTAATCTAGTTGAGATTAGCTGTGCTTTGTTAATAACTTTCATCTGACGAGCAGAATGTCACATTTGTACATCATATGAAACAACAAGTCCACATACATGAATCCCATTGCATTCATGTATGAACTAGAAATATTTATTAGTCTTTATTATATTCAATTAGTGTTCAATGTGTCAGCTATCCACACAGGATAGGGAGGGAGAACAGGTACACTTATTGCAAAAGTACGTTTTTAAATAACTTGTCGACATCCATATCTATGTATATAATAgttgaaacaacaacaaaaaaatgaaacTTTTATTtattgagaccagggtctcatttACAATACAACAAATTCAAAAtgatcaataaaaataaaataaactacaaATTGCAGAATCAACATTACAACTTCAAATACAATTATTTACATTGAATCCAAACAGTTGCAATTCACATTAAATTAATTCAACATTAAAGTCCTAAACTCCCATAGAGGCACCAGAGTCTAGATGTTGGGAATTCTGCAGGCTATTCCAAAAATGGGAGGCACTAAAACTGAAGGCGGATTTACCTAGATCGGTATGTACTAGTGGAACCTCGAGAGGTAACCATCCCTGTGAACGGGTTTGGTGTCtcatatttttacattttaacAGTGAAGTGAGGTAGGTTAGAAGGTTGGGTAGTAGAGATTTGTAAATTAAAAGGGAGGAATTAAATGATCTACGGGACTTaaatgaggaccagccaaccttttgatacaggataCAGTGATGCATATTAAAACTGTCACCTGCAATAAAGCGTAGGATGCTATGGTAGATGGAAATATGTGGGGCGGAAATGTAGATTCTCTGTAAAAAAAAGTGAgcaagacagagcgagagagagagagagagagagagtacgctGGCTTCCTGTTAGTGAGTCACTCAGGCAGAATCATGGCTTCACAGACACTTCCTGTGTCTAAATGGGTGGGATGCTGCATATATAGTGACAGTACACTGTACAGAACAATACAACAATGACACGGCATGTCAACTACCAAGAAATGACACCTGTCAGAACCATTCATAATCAGTCACCTTGACACCTGCCTATACACCTCGGTGGTGTCGTGACACATTTATTGTATTATTATTCATAGGCAGGTTTCAGGCTGCATTCAGAACAAGCCTCACTTTATCCTTTAGAAAAAAGAGTGGGAAAATCTACGTTTCTgccacatatatttttttaaggtgTAATTATCTGTATTAAAGATTTTGCTGCATGGATATTGACATGTTTTGGGCAGTAGGTAACTAATGGTCCATATACTTTATTTACAGATCCAGTAATACATCTATGTATGGATCAGCTGCAGTTGAAAGAAAAGAGCACACTCAATTTCCAGTAAACTAGATCTCCTTCACGGCAGAGTTTGGCCTTGGATTTCTTCAACTTTTCGGAGAACTATTTGAAGGTACATtgcgaaatcaaatcaaatcaatctgaACCCGTTCACCCCAATAAGGGTGGGTTTATGGTTTTGATATTCTGAGAGGATTTATTTTGTTCTAATAAAAGGCCAAGCATGACTGGACTTGAACAGCTTTAGATTAAGAGACTTGTATTTTGTGACCATCAAggtggggtcaattccatttaaattcggTTTGACAATTGAAATATAATTGTTTACAGTGCAGATCAGGCCAAACAAACACTTCAGGATCTGAATCATACAGACAGTGTAAAACCCCTTAGATCCAGATTCACTTGGCATTCAGATCCCAACCAAATGTCCCTTTCAAATGTCAGTCTAAACAGTCATTCCAATTTTTACTCTTCACTTCTAGGCATGAACAACGTATATGACGAAACGACATCCACCAGAAAAGTATTGATTGCCTTCTTCCTCCTGGTCTTCCTTGTTTGCCTCCTGGTCTTCCTGTACATGTGGCTGAACCGCAAGACTAATGGCCAGTACACAGTCCGCCAACTGGTCTATGGGCAGGATGGGGCCAGGGACCGGATCATGGCTGGGGTCAGAGTCCTGGAAGTGCGGCTTGGGCGCCGGCTGTGGCCCCTTGGCGCGGATGAGGAGGCCATAAGAGAGGAGGAACACAAAAATgaagagagggatgtggagagagggagcgagggaagggaaaatgagggggaggaggagggcgaggagagggaagACAGACGGGATGACTCGTCAGATGACTACTCCAGCATGGAGGGCTGTGACCTGAGGGAGAGAGCAAAGCTCACGGGCGAGAAGGAAGAGATAAGAGAgcgtgaggaggagagagaggagaatatggAGGAAAAGTGGGAAAGcaaagaggatggagagagtgatgagGGAGCAGTGGGAGGAGAAAaaagtggaggaggaggtttgCTGATAGACCTGCATCAGTTCTCTGGTAGTGCCATCTGGTCTGAAGATAGGAGTGAGGGGGGCAGAGACAAGGATGATGTGACTGCATTGTGAGGGAAGGATCAGCGAGGGAAAATAGTTCCATATTTTATCTTTGTACAGCAATAGCGCTTGACTGTAGGTTTTGTCGTCATTATCATCATAATTGTAAATTGTAAACCTGACAAACCAGTGTTACAACCAGATTACAACAATTAGAGTAAAGAGCAACAGAGACAAAAGTGTGTGAAATAATAAATCAAAGTGAATATAGGGACTG
The genomic region above belongs to Oncorhynchus kisutch isolate 150728-3 linkage group LG16, Okis_V2, whole genome shotgun sequence and contains:
- the LOC109906552 gene encoding high mobility group nucleosome-binding domain-containing protein 5 codes for the protein MNNVYDETTSTRKVLIAFFLLVFLVCLLVFLYMWLNRKTNGQYTVRQLVYGQDGARDRIMAGVRVLEVRLGRRLWPLGADEEAIREEEHKNEERDVERGSEGRENEGEEEGEEREDRRDDSSDDYSSMEGCDLRERAKLTGEKEEIREREEEREENMEEKWESKEDGESDEGAVGGEKSGGGGLLIDLHQFSGSAIWSEDRSEGGRDKDDVTAL